CTTGTGAAATCGTCAACAAATAATAACATGTAACGAGAGCCCGAATAAGAAGGTGTCGAAGTAGGACCCATCAAGTCACTATGGACAAGATCCAATGGAGCTTTACTTTTAGTGACGGACTTATCAAATGGAAGGCGATGTGCCTTTCCATATTGACATCCTTCACATAATTCACTACTACAAAAGGTAGCAAGATTGGGCAAACCATTCACCAAATTTTTTGACACCATAACCTTGAGTTTATCCATACTAAGGTGCCCCAATCTTGCATGCCATATGGCAGCCCCATCATTTGTTTTCATCTTATCAACATAAGAAGAAGAAATCGAAGCcgataaaacaaataaatcatTTACCCTTGCACCGGTGTGAACCACCTCCGCTTGCAAGTCGGTGATGTTCTTTAAAAACTTCACGTCTTTAGGCCCGAACAAAACATAGTGTCCCGCGTCCACGGCATTTGCGACAGAGAAAAGGTTCTTCTTCATCCCCGGCACATGATAGACGCTATTAAGAGTGATAGTATTGCCATTGTCGCTGCCTTTAATAGTAACCGGACCTTCATGCTCCACCGAGTGAATGGTGTTATCCGCCGTAATAACAGCATCATTGCCTTCATGTCGTTGAAGGCTCAAGAACTTAGAGTCATTGCCGGTGAGATGATGACCGCATCCGGAGTCCACGATCCAATCTTCTTCATAATTAATAGAAGTCGAGGCTCCAATAGTAGAAGTCTCCGCCATGAAGCAATTTCCCCAATCTTCTGCTTCATGAGAGCCGGTACATTTGTCGGCAACGTTTCCTTCCTTCAACTTGACTCGACAGTTCTTCTTGATATGGCCTAGTTTGCCACATCGATAACACTTGATCACTTTCTTCCACTTCCTCTCGCCATTAGAAGTAGACTCTCCATCTTTCTTGtaatctttcttcttctcttttcggtTGTGACCTTTCTTATTTCCGGCGAACAAGACCTCCCCATTGCCCCCGGAAATAGAACACCCGGCCATTTGTCGAGCGAGCAACTCTTGGGAAGCAAGAAGGTTCTCAAACTCCACCAAAGAAGGTTGTCTTTGCCACCCCTAAATAGAGGTAATAAAAGCATGGTACTCCTTGTTGAGACCACGGATAATGTTACGTTTCATCCGCGCCTCCGAAATAGGCTCATCCGAATCCAACGCCGAAATTTCTGAACAAAGATTTTTGACCTTTAAGAAATATTGGGAGATAGAGAGATCACCTTGAATGGTATTAGCTAACTCATTCTCAAGGAGTTGTAGCCGAGCATTGTTCTTTTTATTCATCAACCCATCTAGAGTCTCCCAAATTTCTCGCACTGACTTGCACCCGATAATATGCTCGAACAAGTCATGAGATATGGACCTCTTCAAGACAAACTCCGCCTTCGCATTCAAGGTCCTCCATCTTTTCAAGGCCTCCCTATTCTCAGGAGTATCCGTTGGAGCTCGTCGAAAACCACCACCGACGACATCCCAAAGATCTTCGCCGATAAGGTACGACTCCAAACACGACTTCCAAACTTTGTAGTTGGATTGGTTGAGAATCTCCACCCCGAGTCCGACAACTCGACCACTTGCCTCCATCTTCAACACCGTCTTCTTCTCTAAGGGAAGTCTTGCAATACACCGTCACCTCCGTcgaggctctgataccatgtaacGAAATAGCGAGATCCGAAGATTGGAAACCCACTACTTCAAATAGTGGATCAAGAATACCACTAGCCCAAGATCAAACCAaactagagaagaagaacaagaacaatGGAGAACAAGACACACTTtctcttaattaaaattaaagggattCTCACACACATAAGCTTAGTCCAAAAGGTGGTGAAAATACAACTAAGTTCACATGTTCTCATTAGATGCATGCATGCCACTCACATAAACCAAGAGAATTGGTGGGTTCAAGATATTAGCTCTTGGGTCAAGGATAAGAATGCAAAAGGGTGTGGAAGGTTGGAAAGTGTAGTATATTTATGAATGGTAGTTGAAAGGTGGAAGGTGTAGATGAAAGTCAACATGTATGTATGGATGATTTTTGGGCTATGTGAGATGCATGAGCAAGTAATGAGAACACATAGAAAAACATAACTTAACcaaataaaagacaaaaaattcaCTTTAAAACTTAACAAGCTTCACtgttatttctaatttttcggCGCTTTAAAGAGTCAGG
This genomic window from Ananas comosus cultivar F153 unplaced genomic scaffold, ASM154086v1, whole genome shotgun sequence contains:
- the LOC109704448 gene encoding uncharacterized protein LOC109704448, which codes for MEASGRVVGLGVEILNQSNYKVWKSCLESYLIGEDLWDVVGGGFRRAPTDTPENREALKRWRTLNAKAEFVLKRSISHDLFEHIIGCKSVREIWETLDGLMNKKNNARLQLLENELANTIQGDLSISQYFLKVKNLCSEISALDSDEPISEARMKRNIIRGLNKEYHAFITSI